One part of the Alistipes onderdonkii genome encodes these proteins:
- a CDS encoding DUF3575 domain-containing protein — MWTPAPSGISGPSSLPVAKWAVKTNLLYDATSTLNLGVEFGLGHRWTLDISGNYNPWTFSGNRKMKHWLVQPEVRWWSCTRFSGHFVGLHAYGGGYNWGGMLPWAIRPGAGIRNYRYEGWLAGAGVSYGYHWVLGNRWGLEATVGVGYAYLDYDKYPCAKCGRKIGSASEHYFGPTKAGFTLIFMIK; from the coding sequence TTGTGGACGCCTGCTCCTTCGGGCATTTCGGGGCCGTCGTCCCTGCCCGTTGCGAAATGGGCCGTGAAGACCAACCTGCTTTACGACGCGACTTCGACGCTGAACCTGGGTGTGGAGTTCGGTCTGGGGCATCGGTGGACGCTGGACATCTCGGGCAACTATAATCCGTGGACATTTTCCGGGAACCGCAAAATGAAGCACTGGCTCGTGCAGCCCGAGGTTCGCTGGTGGAGTTGCACCCGTTTTTCGGGGCACTTCGTGGGCCTCCATGCCTACGGCGGCGGCTACAACTGGGGCGGGATGCTGCCGTGGGCGATCCGCCCGGGAGCCGGCATCCGCAATTACCGCTACGAAGGGTGGCTGGCCGGCGCGGGCGTCAGCTACGGCTACCATTGGGTGCTGGGCAACCGCTGGGGCCTCGAGGCGACGGTCGGCGTGGGTTACGCTTACCTCGATTACGACAAATATCCGTGTGCGAAATGCGGCCGGAAAATCGGCAGCGCCTCCGAACACTATTTCGGCCCCACCAAAGCGGGCTTCACCCTGATTTTTATGATAAAATAA
- a CDS encoding L-threonylcarbamoyladenylate synthase, translated as MLTKIYEQNPSERELQKVVDVLVHDGIVIYPTDSVYAFGCSLHSPKAIERLRRMKGKDAEAFSVVFGDIAQVAEYCRVDNTAFRILKRNLPGPFTFVLTASSRVPDKALEKRRTIGIRIPDNAISRAIVAALGCPLVTTSVKDDDQVVEYTTDPELIHERYGRDVALVIDGGMGDNIPTTVVDLTGDEPEILREGKGELQ; from the coding sequence ATGCTTACGAAGATCTACGAACAGAACCCCTCGGAGCGGGAATTGCAGAAGGTGGTCGACGTGCTCGTCCACGACGGGATCGTCATCTATCCGACCGACAGCGTCTATGCTTTCGGCTGTTCGCTCCATTCGCCCAAGGCCATCGAACGCCTGCGGCGGATGAAGGGTAAGGATGCCGAGGCCTTTTCGGTGGTCTTCGGGGATATCGCCCAGGTGGCGGAGTATTGCCGCGTGGACAACACGGCGTTCCGGATCCTGAAACGGAACCTGCCGGGGCCCTTCACGTTCGTGCTCACGGCATCCTCGCGCGTGCCCGACAAGGCGCTTGAAAAGCGCCGTACGATCGGTATCCGTATTCCGGACAACGCCATATCCCGCGCCATCGTCGCCGCGCTGGGCTGCCCGCTCGTCACCACGTCGGTGAAGGACGACGACCAGGTCGTGGAGTATACCACCGATCCCGAACTGATCCATGAGCGCTATGGCCGCGACGTGGCACTCGTGATCGACGGCGGCATGGGGGACAACATCCCCACGACGGTCGTAGACCTTACGGGCGACGAGCCCGAAATCCTGCGCGAAGGCAAGGGGGAACTGCAATGA
- a CDS encoding DUF4293 domain-containing protein, whose product MIQRIQTLHLLIVTALMAVTLFAPLAWFAGDAGEFWLYAFSLQTSAGEAVQSTVYMGVVLALACVLPFITIFLFKRRLLQIRLCVVEIVLLIGSAVMEAAYYFLSWRVFSELSFHTQGFRPAIALPLVCLLFAYLAARAVFRDELMVRAADRIR is encoded by the coding sequence ATGATACAACGAATCCAAACACTCCATCTGCTCATCGTCACGGCGCTCATGGCCGTTACGCTCTTTGCCCCGCTGGCTTGGTTCGCGGGCGATGCGGGTGAGTTCTGGCTCTATGCCTTTTCCCTGCAGACCTCGGCCGGAGAGGCCGTACAGTCGACCGTCTACATGGGCGTCGTGCTGGCACTGGCCTGCGTGCTGCCTTTCATTACGATCTTCCTGTTCAAACGCCGCCTGCTCCAGATCCGGCTCTGTGTCGTGGAGATCGTGCTGCTGATCGGTTCTGCGGTTATGGAAGCGGCCTATTATTTCCTCAGTTGGCGGGTCTTTTCCGAACTTTCGTTCCATACGCAGGGTTTCCGGCCCGCCATCGCACTGCCGCTCGTGTGCCTGCTGTTCGCCTACCTCGCTGCACGGGCTGTTTTCCGCGACGAACTGATGGTGCGTGCCGCCGATAGAATACGTTGA
- a CDS encoding RNA polymerase sigma factor, with product MDHQYWDLIREGDEQAFRTLYSLYEDRLFRYGIGISHDEELVNNAIQTLFTYLFERRKKLSVPISLYAYLASSLRRLILKELGKRRTDFLSIDELRHTGSDFALEIDVEASMVRAECSELTIRKLQAALGELTNMQREIIYLKYYEGMDNKGIAEVTGYADKTIRNVASTALSRLRQDKTLKNMYN from the coding sequence ATGGATCATCAATATTGGGATTTGATCAGGGAAGGTGACGAACAGGCCTTCAGGACATTGTATAGTCTGTACGAAGACAGGTTATTCCGGTACGGGATAGGGATCTCGCATGACGAAGAACTGGTGAACAATGCCATTCAGACATTGTTCACATACCTCTTTGAACGGCGGAAGAAACTCTCCGTCCCCATCTCCCTGTATGCCTATCTGGCCAGTTCCCTGCGCCGCCTCATCCTCAAGGAATTGGGGAAAAGGCGGACGGATTTCCTGTCGATAGATGAATTGCGCCATACCGGTAGCGATTTCGCGCTGGAGATTGATGTCGAGGCCTCGATGGTGCGTGCGGAATGTTCCGAACTGACAATCCGCAAGCTCCAGGCCGCCCTCGGAGAACTTACCAACATGCAGCGGGAGATCATCTACCTGAAATACTACGAAGGAATGGACAACAAGGGCATTGCCGAAGTTACGGGATATGCCGACAAGACCATCCGCAATGTGGCTTCCACGGCACTTTCCCGGTTACGGCAGGACAAAACGCTGAAGAACATGTACAACTGA
- the mltG gene encoding endolytic transglycosylase MltG: MRKKTFRYILFACLACLLVAGVVLRQQFYGNAVRAERDLYIGSRADYQSLTDSLLPRLRHHWAFGLYARRINLPETFKPGHYVLEPGMSVIRVARMLKLGLQTPVRVSINNARIPAQLAQKLARQIDADSTAIMRVLTSPEVARSVGFDSVTLFSMFIPNTYEFYWTVTPEEFVQRMKREYDRFWTPGRDALRERSGLSRLEVMTLASIVYEETRKTDEMPRIAGVYVNRLRKGMPLQADPTVKYAMQDFGLRRILHKHLKYESPYNTYRNKGLPPSPICMPGIDAIDAVLNFEEHDYLFFCARATFDGYHNFARTLREHNANARAYSAELNRRKIK; the protein is encoded by the coding sequence ATGCGTAAAAAAACTTTTCGCTATATCCTTTTCGCCTGCCTTGCCTGCCTGCTTGTCGCGGGGGTTGTCCTGCGGCAGCAATTTTACGGGAATGCCGTACGCGCGGAGCGCGACCTCTATATCGGCAGCCGTGCCGACTACCAAAGCCTCACCGATTCCTTGCTGCCCCGGCTCAGGCACCATTGGGCTTTCGGCCTCTATGCCCGGCGCATCAATCTGCCGGAGACGTTCAAGCCCGGCCATTACGTGCTGGAACCCGGGATGAGCGTGATCCGGGTGGCGCGGATGCTCAAACTGGGGCTTCAAACCCCCGTGCGGGTTTCGATCAACAATGCCCGCATCCCGGCGCAGCTCGCGCAGAAACTCGCCCGGCAGATCGACGCCGACTCCACGGCGATCATGCGGGTGCTGACTTCGCCCGAAGTGGCACGGAGTGTCGGTTTCGACAGCGTGACGCTCTTTTCGATGTTCATCCCCAACACCTACGAGTTCTACTGGACGGTGACCCCCGAAGAGTTCGTGCAGCGCATGAAGCGCGAGTACGACCGTTTCTGGACGCCCGGGCGCGACGCCCTGCGCGAACGCAGCGGTCTGAGCCGGCTCGAGGTCATGACCCTCGCATCGATCGTCTACGAGGAGACCCGCAAGACCGACGAGATGCCCCGTATCGCAGGGGTGTACGTCAACCGCCTGCGCAAGGGGATGCCCCTGCAGGCCGATCCGACGGTCAAGTATGCCATGCAGGACTTCGGACTGCGGCGCATCCTGCACAAACACCTGAAATACGAGTCGCCCTACAATACCTACCGCAACAAGGGGCTGCCGCCTTCGCCGATCTGCATGCCCGGCATCGACGCCATCGACGCCGTGCTCAATTTCGAGGAGCATGACTACCTTTTCTTCTGTGCGCGGGCGACGTTCGACGGCTACCACAACTTCGCACGGACGCTCCGCGAGCACAATGCCAATGCCCGGGCTTACAGCGCCGAACTGAACCGGCGCAAGATTAAATAA
- a CDS encoding FimB/Mfa2 family fimbrial subunit yields the protein MKKLSKTLCILITLALPAGCINEDMSDCPPPYNTELTFSYSGDRQEPAMFSRMIVGVTLVVFDRAGGERVLDKTVVQADLSRFQGTELYLPAGDYRIVCWGNAFDDTELLSGSLSESRVHAPAYGKGEKIATNDHLYYGECDITVPTTANASGKVTGDIPFRSAHIDMRIYIKGVNGLSDPSAWPELEIGNLMPQYDIRMNAVQPFGATYYPALARDDGKKALAACFQVLRFADDNPVTVTVREPAPGRAVKVAVDLREYMEKNAISVDGLHEAAVEMLIEFTDLGVSITIPDWSSGTTDPEI from the coding sequence ATGAAAAAACTATCGAAAACCCTTTGTATCCTGATTACGCTGGCATTGCCCGCGGGGTGCATCAATGAGGATATGAGCGATTGCCCGCCCCCGTACAACACGGAGCTTACTTTCAGCTACTCCGGCGATCGGCAGGAACCGGCAATGTTCTCCCGGATGATCGTCGGGGTGACGCTTGTCGTTTTCGATAGGGCCGGCGGAGAGCGTGTGCTGGATAAAACGGTCGTGCAGGCCGACCTGAGCCGGTTTCAGGGAACAGAACTCTATCTGCCTGCGGGCGATTACCGGATCGTCTGCTGGGGCAATGCCTTCGACGACACGGAGCTGCTTTCGGGCAGTCTCTCCGAAAGCCGCGTGCATGCGCCTGCCTACGGTAAGGGCGAAAAAATCGCCACCAACGACCACCTCTATTACGGTGAGTGCGACATAACGGTTCCGACGACCGCGAATGCGTCGGGAAAGGTGACGGGAGACATCCCGTTCCGAAGCGCACATATTGACATGCGCATCTACATCAAGGGCGTGAACGGGTTGTCCGATCCGTCCGCGTGGCCGGAGCTCGAAATCGGGAACCTGATGCCCCAATACGATATACGGATGAATGCCGTACAGCCTTTCGGCGCGACGTATTATCCTGCGCTGGCGCGGGACGACGGAAAAAAGGCACTGGCGGCCTGCTTCCAGGTGCTGCGTTTCGCCGACGACAATCCCGTAACGGTAACTGTCCGCGAACCTGCGCCGGGCCGTGCGGTCAAGGTTGCGGTGGATCTTCGGGAATACATGGAGAAGAACGCTATTTCCGTGGACGGCCTTCACGAAGCGGCCGTCGAGATGCTGATCGAATTCACCGATCTGGGCGTCTCGATTACGATTCCCGACTGGAGCTCGGGCACTACGGATCCCGAAATATAG
- a CDS encoding glycosyltransferase family 2 protein: protein MDISVVVPLYNEAESLPELVAWIDRVAVSHGYAYEVILVDDGSSDGSWEVVESLREKYPAIRGIGFARNYGKSAALYCGFAAAEGEVVITMDADLQDSPDEIPELRRMILEEGYDLVSGWKKKRRDPVGKRWPSKFFNWTARRVSGIKLHDFNCGLKAYRRKVVKSIEVYGEMHRFIPILAKQAGFRRIGEKAVEHHARKYGCSKFGLERTVKGYLDLITVLFMTHFGRSPMYFFGSLGTLMFLIGGGTTVWIIAAKIWKQMHGLSLRPVTDQPLFYLAILAVILGVQLFLAGFLGELINRGSSDRNKYLIDKTL from the coding sequence CTGGACATATCCGTCGTAGTACCGCTCTACAATGAGGCCGAGTCCCTGCCCGAACTGGTGGCATGGATCGACCGCGTTGCCGTGTCGCATGGCTATGCCTACGAGGTGATCCTCGTGGACGACGGTTCGTCCGACGGCTCCTGGGAGGTTGTCGAGTCGCTCAGGGAGAAGTACCCGGCGATCCGCGGCATCGGCTTCGCCCGCAATTACGGCAAGTCGGCAGCCCTGTACTGCGGTTTCGCCGCAGCCGAAGGCGAGGTCGTCATCACGATGGATGCCGACCTGCAGGATTCGCCCGACGAAATCCCCGAACTGCGCCGCATGATCCTCGAAGAAGGGTACGACCTGGTATCCGGCTGGAAGAAGAAGCGCCGCGACCCGGTCGGCAAACGCTGGCCGAGCAAATTCTTCAACTGGACGGCACGCCGGGTCTCCGGTATCAAACTCCACGATTTCAACTGCGGGCTGAAGGCCTACCGCCGCAAGGTCGTCAAGTCGATCGAGGTCTACGGTGAAATGCACCGTTTCATTCCGATTCTGGCGAAGCAGGCCGGGTTCCGCCGTATCGGCGAAAAGGCCGTCGAGCACCACGCCCGCAAATACGGCTGTTCGAAGTTCGGCCTCGAACGTACCGTGAAAGGCTACCTGGATCTGATCACCGTGCTGTTCATGACGCATTTCGGCCGCTCGCCGATGTATTTCTTCGGCAGTCTGGGAACGCTCATGTTCCTTATCGGCGGCGGGACTACGGTGTGGATCATCGCCGCAAAGATCTGGAAACAGATGCACGGGCTGTCGCTGCGTCCGGTCACCGACCAGCCGCTCTTTTACCTGGCGATCCTCGCCGTAATCCTCGGCGTGCAGTTGTTCCTGGCGGGGTTCCTGGGCGAGCTCATCAACCGGGGTTCGTCGGACAGGAATAAATACCTGATTGATAAAACTTTGTAA
- a CDS encoding FecR family protein: protein MDRNEKDMARSGLDKLLTRIEYKTPVNSRIEEIGELLARRRAVIRRHETFRHKLVQWCMAASVVVMLVAGSLWHFSEHVLVSGDRELAYTLPDGSGVVVMPHSELSYNSFTWTLRRRVSLKGEAVFSVVHGGRFRVGTPAGRITVLGTQFRVKQHRQDMQVFCYEGFVLVETPVGKRVLVAGQKAACDTVAITLTDIPEPLPPFIPFQAVPLREVIRDIEAIFGVSVSGKEKYGDLVFTGFIITSDMDGTLEAVFHSCGIPYEISGTEILLK, encoded by the coding sequence ATGGATAGAAATGAAAAGGACATGGCGCGGAGCGGCCTGGATAAATTGCTGACCAGGATCGAATACAAGACTCCGGTTAACTCCCGTATCGAAGAGATCGGAGAGTTGCTGGCGCGCAGGCGCGCGGTTATCCGCCGCCATGAAACTTTCCGCCACAAGTTGGTGCAGTGGTGCATGGCGGCTTCTGTTGTGGTGATGTTGGTTGCCGGCAGCCTGTGGCATTTCTCGGAGCACGTGCTCGTGAGCGGCGACCGGGAGCTGGCATATACGCTGCCCGATGGTTCGGGGGTGGTGGTCATGCCGCATTCCGAGTTGTCGTACAACAGTTTTACCTGGACACTCCGGCGCAGGGTCTCGCTCAAAGGCGAAGCCGTATTCTCCGTCGTGCATGGCGGGAGATTCCGTGTCGGGACACCGGCGGGACGGATTACCGTCCTCGGGACGCAGTTCCGGGTAAAACAACACCGGCAGGATATGCAGGTTTTCTGCTACGAGGGTTTCGTATTGGTCGAAACCCCGGTCGGAAAGCGTGTGCTCGTCGCCGGACAGAAAGCCGCATGCGATACGGTTGCCATCACGCTGACGGATATTCCCGAACCGTTGCCGCCTTTTATCCCGTTCCAGGCCGTCCCGCTCAGGGAGGTAATCCGGGACATCGAGGCGATCTTCGGCGTATCCGTATCTGGGAAGGAAAAATACGGTGACCTGGTCTTTACCGGGTTCATCATAACTTCGGACATGGATGGGACGCTCGAGGCGGTTTTTCATTCGTGCGGGATTCCTTATGAAATCTCGGGAACCGAAATCCTGCTGAAATAA
- a CDS encoding DUF4199 domain-containing protein gives MEKTNFWKDVAKYGAIIGALLAVSFMLETRLQISASFGLYAIEWIAVVVLHYYLLHRFTRRYSMMYTAEEGFSFGQGYAYILSVSTVAGLIVGIVQYLYMHFFIGYANYTERTTAALSDYIGRNGGVPANMESMLSQMFDQMQNTPEPSFLRTLWAVTFLSILFGAVFGLIIAGVLSRAPKPFDTPLSE, from the coding sequence ATGGAAAAAACGAATTTCTGGAAAGATGTCGCCAAGTACGGCGCGATCATAGGCGCCCTGCTGGCCGTCTCGTTCATGTTGGAAACCCGATTGCAGATTTCGGCCAGTTTCGGCCTGTACGCAATCGAATGGATTGCCGTCGTCGTACTGCATTACTATCTGCTGCACCGTTTCACGCGCCGGTATTCGATGATGTATACCGCCGAGGAGGGTTTCTCCTTCGGTCAGGGATACGCTTACATCCTCTCCGTCTCGACCGTTGCGGGGCTCATCGTCGGTATCGTGCAATACCTTTACATGCACTTTTTCATCGGTTACGCCAACTATACGGAGCGTACCACAGCCGCATTATCCGATTATATAGGGCGGAACGGCGGGGTGCCGGCCAACATGGAATCCATGCTGTCGCAGATGTTCGACCAGATGCAGAATACCCCCGAACCCTCCTTTTTAAGAACCCTGTGGGCTGTAACTTTCCTGAGCATCCTGTTCGGTGCCGTTTTCGGCCTTATCATTGCAGGCGTGTTGTCGCGTGCGCCCAAACCGTTTGACACCCCGCTGAGCGAATAG
- a CDS encoding DUF3868 domain-containing protein, with product MKKIRMILLAACPALFCPVPGSMAQVRQGSVTVQVNELAQRGDSLYVDMAVTTEGRNVPSRMSADFTPVLVSGERSLALPAVSLMGRNSYRNHRRALALMSAKERGAYEKSAPYYVVPDYKGDSRMDYRLALPYEAWMSSAQLTLQRIDCGCGKSSVTDVRLLAGKVSLEEVIVIERYRIEPHLAYIRPEAEAVKSRAEQGESFLDFAVGKTSVNPEFGRNAAELEKIRRMIDLVQDDKDLTIKRIVIVGYASPEGSLAMNERLSEGRAKALRDYLQSRYPAIPGSLYSIRFGGENWDDLVEAVQTSDMPDKQAVLDIIDRYSIIGGREAKLMALKGGTPWRYMLREMFPSLRKVTVTVDYDVRNFDAEEAKAVVKTHPQNLSLNELYLVANTYEPGSEDFNSLFETAVRLYPESVTATVNAAVAALERRDFVGAERYLRSVKSPDRIPECDNAWGLLLMLRDQDYDRAAPYFEAARAAGLKAAQQNLDEIDRLRRNLDEIKTAELKNGDR from the coding sequence ATGAAGAAAATACGCATGATCTTGTTGGCGGCTTGTCCGGCGCTGTTCTGCCCGGTTCCGGGCAGCATGGCTCAGGTGCGGCAGGGCAGCGTCACCGTGCAGGTGAACGAACTCGCGCAGCGGGGCGATTCGCTGTACGTCGATATGGCCGTGACGACCGAAGGACGCAACGTCCCCTCGCGGATGAGCGCGGACTTTACGCCGGTGCTCGTCTCCGGCGAACGTTCGCTTGCCCTGCCTGCCGTTTCGCTTATGGGGCGCAACAGTTACAGGAATCACCGCCGCGCGTTGGCGCTGATGAGCGCGAAGGAGCGCGGCGCCTATGAAAAATCCGCTCCTTATTACGTCGTACCCGATTACAAGGGCGACAGTCGGATGGATTACCGGCTGGCGCTGCCTTACGAAGCGTGGATGTCCTCGGCGCAGCTGACCCTTCAACGGATCGACTGCGGCTGCGGAAAATCCAGCGTTACGGACGTGCGCCTGCTGGCCGGCAAGGTGTCGCTGGAAGAGGTGATCGTCATCGAGCGCTACCGCATCGAGCCTCATCTGGCCTATATTCGTCCCGAAGCCGAGGCGGTGAAGAGCCGTGCCGAACAGGGCGAGTCGTTCCTCGACTTCGCCGTCGGGAAGACGTCCGTCAACCCCGAGTTCGGCCGCAATGCCGCGGAACTGGAAAAGATCCGCCGGATGATCGACCTCGTGCAGGACGACAAGGACTTGACGATCAAACGTATCGTCATCGTGGGCTACGCCTCTCCCGAGGGTTCGCTGGCGATGAACGAACGCCTCTCCGAGGGGCGTGCGAAAGCCCTCCGGGATTATCTGCAAAGCCGTTATCCGGCGATTCCGGGGTCGCTCTACTCGATCCGTTTCGGCGGTGAGAACTGGGATGACCTCGTGGAGGCCGTTCAGACCTCCGACATGCCCGACAAACAGGCCGTGCTGGATATTATCGACCGATATTCGATCATCGGGGGCCGCGAAGCGAAGCTGATGGCCCTGAAAGGCGGCACTCCGTGGCGCTACATGCTCCGGGAGATGTTCCCCTCCCTGCGTAAGGTGACGGTCACCGTGGATTACGACGTGCGGAATTTCGACGCCGAAGAGGCGAAGGCCGTGGTGAAGACCCACCCCCAGAACCTCAGCCTGAACGAACTGTATCTGGTCGCCAACACATACGAACCGGGTTCGGAGGATTTCAACAGCCTGTTCGAGACTGCGGTGAGGCTCTATCCCGAAAGTGTGACCGCGACCGTCAACGCAGCTGTCGCGGCGCTGGAACGGCGGGATTTCGTCGGTGCCGAAAGATACCTCCGGAGCGTGAAGTCTCCGGATCGGATTCCCGAATGCGACAATGCCTGGGGCCTGCTGCTGATGCTGCGCGACCAGGATTATGACCGCGCTGCGCCCTATTTCGAAGCCGCCCGGGCGGCGGGTCTGAAAGCCGCGCAGCAGAACCTTGACGAGATTGACCGCCTGCGCCGAAATCTCGACGAGATTAAAACCGCGGAACTGAAAAACGGGGACAGATGA
- a CDS encoding DUF3575 domain-containing protein, which produces MRKALILLLVTVCFGCYVSYAQKAAVKTNLLYDATSTLNLGVEFGLGHRWTLDVSGNYNPWTFSGNRKMKHWLVQPEVRWWSCTRFSGHFVGVHAHGGGYNWGGMLPWAIRPGAGIRNYRYEGWLAGAGVSYGYHWVLGNRWGLEATVGVGYAYLDYDKYPCAKCGRKIGSASEHYFGPTKAGITLIFMIK; this is translated from the coding sequence ATGAGAAAAGCTTTGATACTGCTCCTTGTGACGGTATGTTTCGGCTGTTACGTGTCGTATGCTCAGAAAGCGGCGGTCAAGACCAACCTGCTTTATGATGCGACTTCGACGCTGAACCTGGGTGTGGAGTTCGGTCTGGGGCATCGGTGGACGCTGGACGTCTCGGGCAACTATAATCCGTGGACATTTTCCGGGAACCGTAAGATGAAGCACTGGCTCGTGCAGCCCGAGGTTCGCTGGTGGAGCTGTACCCGTTTTTCGGGGCATTTCGTGGGTGTCCATGCGCACGGCGGCGGCTACAACTGGGGCGGGATGCTGCCGTGGGCGATCCGCCCGGGAGCCGGCATCCGCAATTACCGCTACGAAGGGTGGCTGGCCGGCGCGGGCGTCAGCTACGGCTACCACTGGGTGCTGGGCAACCGCTGGGGCCTCGAGGCGACGGTCGGCGTGGGTTACGCTTACCTCGATTACGACAAATATCCGTGTGCGAAATGCGGCCGGAAAATCGGCAGCGCCTCCGAACACTATTTCGGCCCCACCAAAGCGGGCATCACCCTGATATTCATGATCAAATAA
- a CDS encoding clostripain-related cysteine peptidase, whose protein sequence is MNRIGYITAILLAVLLCGSCINEEYAGPDPDLPTRTIIVYLGGDNNLSEETGRKIEALRQGWTYTGNKCLIYQDSRDGARLLRLRGGCRTTPTPYVETVREYGAENSASAETFARVLREVAAEYPADSYGLIFFSHASGWLPAGALQNPAPRSRSVGVDDGDAGHAEMDIAEFAAAIPGGMFDFIVFETCLTAGVEVAYELRGKSDYMLASSAEIISPGFTPVYPSALRLLCDTSVEMRTALEGFGRAYMDYVVANYTGARRSATLSLTDIREISPLAARMQAALRTHSAEAPDLSRLQHFDRPGSYGDSPALPRFFDLGEWAELRVAPAGYAALRAQLERTVVWKAATETFMNGYNGFAIRRHSGLTTYVEQDAFPDLNEAYRRSAWYRATRGGNK, encoded by the coding sequence ATGAACAGAATCGGTTACATAACGGCGATCCTGCTGGCGGTGCTCCTCTGCGGCTCCTGTATCAACGAGGAGTACGCCGGCCCCGATCCGGATCTGCCCACGCGGACGATCATCGTCTACCTGGGCGGCGACAACAACCTCTCGGAGGAGACTGGGCGCAAGATCGAGGCCCTGCGGCAGGGATGGACTTACACCGGGAACAAGTGCCTGATCTATCAGGATTCCCGCGACGGGGCCCGTCTGCTGCGCCTGCGCGGGGGCTGCCGGACGACGCCGACGCCCTATGTGGAGACCGTGCGGGAGTACGGTGCGGAAAACTCGGCCTCGGCGGAGACTTTCGCCCGGGTGCTGCGAGAGGTTGCCGCCGAATATCCGGCCGACAGCTACGGATTGATCTTCTTCTCGCACGCCAGTGGCTGGTTGCCGGCTGGCGCTTTGCAGAACCCGGCGCCCCGATCCCGTTCGGTCGGGGTGGACGACGGGGACGCGGGACATGCCGAGATGGATATTGCCGAGTTTGCGGCAGCGATACCCGGCGGGATGTTCGATTTCATTGTTTTTGAAACCTGCCTTACCGCAGGTGTGGAAGTTGCTTACGAACTGCGCGGGAAGTCGGATTACATGCTGGCTTCTTCGGCAGAGATCATCTCGCCGGGTTTTACACCCGTTTATCCGTCGGCACTGCGGCTGTTGTGCGACACGTCCGTGGAGATGCGGACGGCGCTCGAAGGCTTCGGGCGGGCATACATGGATTATGTTGTGGCAAACTATACGGGGGCACGCCGTTCGGCGACCCTGAGCCTGACCGATATACGTGAAATATCCCCACTGGCTGCCCGGATGCAGGCAGCGCTTCGGACTCACTCAGCCGAGGCGCCCGATCTATCCCGTCTTCAACATTTTGATCGTCCGGGCAGCTATGGGGATTCTCCGGCTTTGCCGCGCTTCTTCGACCTCGGCGAGTGGGCGGAACTGCGGGTCGCTCCGGCCGGCTATGCGGCCCTCCGGGCCCAGCTGGAACGGACGGTCGTGTGGAAGGCCGCGACGGAAACTTTCATGAACGGGTATAACGGTTTTGCCATCCGCCGTCACTCGGGGCTTACGACCTACGTCGAGCAGGATGCCTTCCCCGACCTTAACGAGGCTTACCGCCGTTCGGCATGGTATCGGGCGACACGGGGAGGCAATAAGTAG